A part of Chloroflexota bacterium genomic DNA contains:
- a CDS encoding N-acetylmuramoyl-L-alanine amidase has product MKKNLLLLTGILIGMILLLPSPLVTAQSTPPTEADIADFLNALPQIAESGGQVLSVTYVGEVLVIDLSQEVLPNGEYDDALFAELQSGLNTAFQVNQFFMVTFKVEGLPLEDWGMPLPDFSETAEWPLDRELPGDGPLAGYKIALSAGHGLYFNEYYGEWMYQRGEFWGIREDTVNSEIMQYLKAELENQGATVIDTREMDQNARTGITGYPAWHEDARQHGIYLGLPKWVWDGSNSNYNSDIRARPYMANYYGADLLISFHNNGWNGDLRGTETYWDYNNNPGSHDLAIAVHNQIIYNMTNAYGSWTNRGIKTSYDDYGEINYAHMPAILVELAFMDNYQDNLLLHQESFKLLAANSMAEGICTYLQVNCDSTPTQMPITLETPSLTPAYGSGICDSGWYRYTNQRGEYAYLALNAEEEAQSDNVASWTPALPSSGEYRLEVFIPSHNAISWSCPSQTVNWDTNYAAYTITHANGTSTVLVNQAGVNDSWVDLGIFHFDADTAASITLSDVTGETDLTTTVSASAARFTLVGNTGEQFHDTNFVPADWAVDEIDATTDEIRNFLIFNGSCLAEPILVSDDVEIDVANLIQQAATTNQISPKLLLAIMEAEQNALSTCPNDTALANLMGLPASISEAAAQLGAAQAALSGTGTTPYGWVTGSAKITLDGVTVTPANDSITLLFDYFQNAGQVWGGTTPNENGVQAAYIAYRDFHLNLPLPKVIEYRYTPIFIR; this is encoded by the coding sequence ATGAAAAAAAACCTTCTACTCCTCACTGGGATACTGATTGGCATGATCCTCCTGCTGCCATCACCGCTTGTCACAGCCCAATCCACGCCACCGACTGAAGCCGATATTGCCGACTTCCTGAATGCGCTGCCCCAGATTGCCGAGTCCGGCGGTCAGGTGCTGTCCGTCACCTATGTCGGCGAGGTGCTGGTCATTGACCTCAGCCAGGAAGTCCTCCCCAATGGCGAGTACGATGACGCTCTATTCGCTGAACTGCAATCCGGACTGAACACGGCCTTCCAGGTCAACCAATTCTTTATGGTCACCTTCAAAGTTGAAGGCCTGCCATTGGAAGATTGGGGGATGCCGCTGCCGGATTTCAGCGAGACGGCGGAATGGCCTCTGGATCGGGAACTGCCAGGTGATGGCCCCTTGGCAGGTTACAAGATCGCTCTCAGCGCCGGTCACGGCCTCTATTTCAATGAGTATTACGGTGAATGGATGTACCAGCGTGGTGAGTTCTGGGGAATTCGGGAAGACACTGTCAACTCGGAAATCATGCAATATCTCAAAGCCGAACTGGAAAACCAGGGCGCTACTGTGATCGACACCCGCGAGATGGATCAGAACGCCCGGACCGGGATAACAGGTTATCCCGCCTGGCATGAGGATGCCCGCCAACACGGAATCTATCTGGGCCTGCCAAAATGGGTCTGGGATGGCAGCAACTCCAACTACAACAGCGACATCCGCGCCAGGCCCTATATGGCGAATTATTATGGCGCCGATCTCCTGATCAGTTTCCACAACAACGGCTGGAATGGTGATTTACGCGGTACCGAGACCTATTGGGACTACAACAACAATCCCGGCTCCCACGACTTGGCGATTGCCGTGCATAACCAAATCATCTATAACATGACGAATGCCTATGGCTCCTGGACAAACCGGGGTATCAAGACCTCCTACGATGATTATGGTGAGATCAACTATGCTCACATGCCCGCCATCCTGGTGGAACTGGCATTTATGGATAATTACCAGGACAACCTGCTTCTCCATCAGGAATCGTTCAAGCTTTTGGCCGCCAACAGCATGGCGGAAGGGATTTGCACTTACCTGCAGGTGAATTGTGACAGCACCCCCACCCAAATGCCTATCACGTTGGAAACGCCCAGCCTGACCCCCGCTTATGGCAGCGGGATTTGTGATTCCGGCTGGTATCGTTACACCAACCAGCGCGGGGAATATGCTTACCTGGCGCTGAACGCCGAAGAGGAAGCGCAAAGCGATAACGTCGCCAGTTGGACGCCTGCCCTCCCCTCTAGCGGTGAATACCGGCTGGAAGTTTTCATCCCGTCCCATAATGCCATCAGCTGGTCCTGCCCTTCCCAGACGGTGAACTGGGATACTAACTACGCTGCCTACACCATCACCCATGCTAATGGAACCAGCACCGTGCTGGTCAACCAGGCTGGGGTGAACGACAGTTGGGTTGATTTGGGCATCTTCCATTTCGACGCCGATACCGCCGCTTCGATCACACTCAGCGATGTGACCGGCGAAACCGACTTAACCACAACAGTCTCCGCCAGCGCGGCCCGTTTCACCCTCGTAGGGAATACCGGTGAACAATTTCATGACACCAACTTCGTCCCTGCGGACTGGGCTGTGGATGAAATCGATGCCACCACGGATGAAATTCGTAACTTCCTGATCTTCAATGGTTCCTGCCTTGCAGAACCCATCCTGGTTTCGGATGATGTTGAAATCGACGTTGCCAACCTGATCCAGCAAGCCGCAACCACCAATCAGATCAGCCCCAAATTGCTGCTGGCGATCATGGAAGCCGAACAAAACGCCCTCTCCACATGCCCAAACGACACCGCCCTGGCAAATCTGATGGGCCTGCCTGCTTCCATCAGTGAAGCTGCGGCCCAATTGGGCGCTGCCCAGGCTGCTCTGAGCGGCACGGGCACAACGCCGTATGGCTGGGTGACCGGCAGCGCCAAGATCACCCTTGATGGGGTCACAGTTACCCCTGCCAATGACAGCATCACGCTGCTCTTCGATTACTTCCAGAATGCCGGCCAGGTTTGGGGCGGCACCACCCCGAATGAGAATGGCGTCCAGGCAGCTTATATCGCCTATCGGGATTTCCATTTAAACCTTCCGTTGCCAAAAGTGATCGAATATCGCTACACCCCCATCTTCATCCGCTAA
- a CDS encoding PD40 domain-containing protein: MIPKRTIQFILIFTLLMLAGCGPVAYSPEDYPQINRAAIVPVDIEKRSPATDSTPPILHSTDYAAPIPVPGGVNTSGGEDSPFILPDGETLYLFFTPDVRIPAEQQFLDGVTGIYVAHKQGETWGEAERVWLEPPDILSLDGAPTVDGDTLWFATIREGIGSLQIFTAHWVDGRWQEWQPVSSRLRDEIMIGELEIYGDTIYFHSDRPGGKGGLDIWMTTRDGDTWTDPINIEVVNTEGNEGWPDISPDGSELWFTRTYNGSPAIFRCLRQGEGWGEPELILSQFAGESSVDSQGNLYFTHHYFENGQMIEADIYVARHK, from the coding sequence ATGATTCCCAAACGTACGATTCAATTTATCCTGATCTTCACCTTGCTGATGCTGGCTGGCTGTGGCCCGGTGGCGTACTCCCCTGAAGATTATCCCCAAATCAACCGCGCGGCCATTGTGCCGGTGGATATCGAAAAACGCAGCCCGGCCACAGATAGCACACCGCCCATTCTCCATTCCACAGATTACGCGGCCCCCATCCCTGTGCCCGGTGGCGTGAACACCAGCGGCGGTGAGGACTCCCCCTTCATCCTGCCGGATGGCGAGACGCTCTACCTCTTCTTCACGCCCGATGTCCGGATTCCCGCCGAACAGCAGTTTTTGGATGGCGTCACGGGGATTTATGTGGCTCACAAGCAAGGCGAAACCTGGGGTGAGGCGGAGAGAGTCTGGCTGGAACCGCCCGACATCCTTTCACTGGATGGCGCACCAACCGTGGATGGTGACACCTTATGGTTCGCCACGATCCGGGAAGGCATCGGCAGCCTGCAGATCTTCACCGCCCATTGGGTGGACGGCCGCTGGCAGGAATGGCAACCGGTCAGTTCCCGCCTGCGGGATGAAATTATGATCGGTGAGTTGGAAATCTACGGCGACACGATTTACTTCCACTCTGACAGGCCCGGCGGCAAAGGCGGCCTGGATATCTGGATGACCACCCGAGATGGCGACACCTGGACCGACCCAATCAACATTGAGGTGGTGAACACAGAGGGGAATGAAGGCTGGCCGGACATCTCACCGGACGGTTCCGAGCTCTGGTTCACCCGCACCTATAACGGCAGCCCGGCTATATTCCGCTGCCTGCGTCAGGGTGAGGGCTGGGGCGAACCCGAACTGATCCTCTCCCAGTTTGCCGGGGAATCCTCTGTGGACAGCCAGGGTAATCTCTACTTCACCCATCACTACTTTGAAAATGGGCAGATGATTGAAGCGGACATTTATGTGGCAAGGCATAAATAG
- a CDS encoding M20 family peptidase codes for MTLGTILASIGIGLGVLLLFLAGFIALKTMLYSPPQKKADKVDFVKVDGKNVAERLGLAVQCKTVSYHEAEKVDTSAFLALHRLFQTLYPQVHSKLTRELVNDYSLLYTWEGKDPSLKPIMLTSHLDVVPADESEAGGWTHPPFAGEVVDGYVWGRGTLDIKSGVIGILEAVEYLLKQGFQPERTVYIGFGHDEEIGGEHGAQAIVELLDSRGVKLGSLLDEGGSVIDGFLPGVDRPVGVIGISEKGYISLKLSVEMEGGHSSMPPQETAIGVLSRAVASVELNPMPPHLEVIEFLMSYLGSALPFKQRLLFANTWLFGGVLKKELAKANMLNATIRTTTAPTIFNAGMKDNVLPAKAEAVVNFRILPGDDLRSVYEMVLERINDERVKVTPYLGETLEGESGWNPSPVADTDSPYYLRLARLTKEAFPDALVTPYLVLGGTDARHYGRLTRNALRFTPILMSKEDVGSVHGVNEKLSIDECSRMVGFYIAYIEELSNLSGELDIEPEPEPELETVEEDLIEVNPVEEPYAELGKEELDALKEKQEED; via the coding sequence ATGACATTAGGAACGATTTTAGCGTCAATTGGTATCGGCCTGGGCGTTTTATTACTCTTTTTGGCCGGTTTTATCGCCCTGAAAACCATGCTCTATTCACCCCCGCAGAAGAAAGCGGATAAGGTGGATTTTGTGAAGGTGGACGGGAAGAATGTGGCAGAGCGTTTGGGCCTGGCTGTGCAATGCAAGACAGTTTCCTATCATGAGGCTGAAAAAGTGGATACCAGCGCTTTCCTGGCGCTGCATCGGCTTTTCCAGACTCTTTATCCCCAGGTACATTCCAAATTGACCCGTGAGTTGGTCAACGACTACAGCCTGCTTTATACCTGGGAAGGTAAGGACCCCAGCCTGAAACCGATTATGCTCACGTCGCACCTGGACGTGGTTCCCGCTGATGAAAGCGAAGCGGGTGGCTGGACGCATCCGCCTTTTGCAGGTGAGGTGGTGGATGGCTATGTTTGGGGCAGGGGTACCCTGGATATCAAATCCGGCGTGATCGGTATCCTCGAAGCGGTGGAATATCTGCTCAAGCAGGGCTTCCAACCCGAGCGGACGGTCTATATCGGTTTTGGTCATGATGAGGAAATTGGCGGTGAACACGGCGCACAGGCGATTGTTGAGCTGCTGGATTCACGCGGCGTCAAACTGGGCAGCCTGTTGGATGAGGGCGGCAGTGTGATTGACGGCTTCCTGCCCGGTGTGGATCGCCCGGTGGGTGTGATCGGCATCAGCGAGAAGGGCTATATCAGCCTGAAACTGAGCGTGGAGATGGAGGGTGGCCATTCGTCGATGCCACCTCAGGAGACGGCTATTGGCGTTCTCTCACGCGCTGTTGCCAGTGTGGAACTTAACCCAATGCCGCCGCATTTGGAAGTAATTGAATTCCTGATGAGTTATCTTGGTTCCGCCTTGCCCTTCAAACAGCGGCTCTTATTTGCCAATACCTGGTTGTTTGGCGGCGTCCTCAAAAAGGAACTGGCAAAAGCGAATATGCTCAATGCGACCATTCGTACCACGACCGCCCCGACTATCTTCAATGCCGGCATGAAGGACAACGTGTTGCCTGCCAAGGCTGAGGCTGTGGTTAATTTCCGCATTCTGCCTGGAGATGACCTGCGGTCAGTATATGAAATGGTGCTGGAGCGGATCAATGACGAACGAGTCAAAGTGACTCCTTATCTGGGCGAAACGCTGGAAGGCGAATCTGGCTGGAATCCCTCTCCAGTGGCCGATACGGACTCACCCTATTACCTGCGGTTGGCCCGGTTGACCAAGGAAGCTTTCCCGGATGCTCTGGTGACACCATATCTGGTCCTCGGCGGGACTGATGCCCGGCATTATGGCCGTCTGACCCGTAATGCCTTACGGTTCACCCCGATTCTGATGTCCAAAGAGGACGTGGGCAGCGTGCATGGTGTCAATGAGAAATTATCCATTGACGAGTGCTCCCGGATGGTGGGGTTCTATATTGCCTATATTGAAGAACTTTCTAATTTATCCGGTGAACTGGATATCGAACCTGAACCAGAGCCGGAATTGGAAACGGTTGAGGAAGACCTGATCGAAGTAAATCCTGTGGAAGAGCCTTATGCCGAATTGGGCAAAGAGGAACTGGATGCACTGAAAGAGAAACAGGAAGAAGATTAA
- a CDS encoding YcxB family protein, translating to MPLQVKFTPNRKDYIRASRLMALKTPIFIVLVVVTVIIIVGSLIGLVFQLFPDPTWNNVAFISLLVGGFYIVYYFIVTPAQLTKTINKNEALQKERKITFSETEVDLMIGRNISRLPWDNFVHVFNGKTMYIMVYEEDKKTYPFLPKRAFTDPGSEKAFLQLLEERNIPVK from the coding sequence ATGCCTCTCCAGGTCAAATTTACGCCAAACCGAAAAGATTATATCCGAGCCTCACGTTTGATGGCTTTAAAGACGCCTATTTTTATTGTGCTGGTTGTGGTGACGGTCATCATAATTGTAGGTTCGCTGATCGGATTGGTTTTTCAATTGTTTCCCGATCCAACCTGGAATAATGTGGCTTTTATCTCATTGTTGGTTGGCGGCTTCTATATCGTCTATTATTTCATTGTGACACCAGCTCAATTGACCAAGACGATTAATAAGAATGAAGCTCTGCAGAAGGAACGCAAGATCACCTTTAGTGAGACGGAAGTGGACTTGATGATTGGGAGAAACATCTCCCGGCTGCCTTGGGATAATTTTGTTCATGTCTTTAATGGCAAGACGATGTATATTATGGTCTATGAAGAAGATAAGAAAACTTACCCCTTCCTGCCGAAAAGAGCATTCACTGATCCCGGTTCTGAGAAGGCATTTCTTCAACTGCTTGAGGAACGTAACATCCCCGTGAAATAA
- a CDS encoding dual specificity protein phosphatase family protein, with amino-acid sequence MPFSRMFDPDWVVMPAYIDAGIDVVVVLTSWEEVWSKAGVDLKKLYSMSEMEVIYLPTPDFHTPDPDLFRIALGQVLDAANQGKNVAIHCHAGVGRTGIFAACLAKVVLGLDGPQAYAWVRQAIPGAVENQEQIQFIDNFGYSEG; translated from the coding sequence ATGCCCTTCAGCAGAATGTTTGACCCGGATTGGGTGGTGATGCCCGCATATATTGATGCAGGCATTGATGTTGTGGTGGTGCTCACTTCCTGGGAAGAAGTCTGGTCAAAGGCAGGGGTGGATTTGAAGAAGCTTTATTCGATGTCCGAGATGGAAGTGATTTACCTGCCGACACCGGATTTCCACACGCCAGACCCTGACTTGTTCCGGATTGCCTTGGGGCAGGTTCTGGATGCTGCCAATCAGGGGAAGAATGTGGCGATCCATTGTCATGCCGGCGTAGGCCGGACTGGGATCTTCGCAGCCTGTCTGGCGAAGGTGGTTTTAGGCCTGGATGGTCCTCAGGCCTATGCCTGGGTGCGCCAGGCGATCCCAGGCGCGGTGGAGAATCAGGAACAAATTCAATTCATTGATAATTTTGGTTATTCTGAAGGGTAG
- a CDS encoding DUF952 domain-containing protein has translation MVVHTLQTLRYGDLIYHILPRADWKTAKKTGDYRPASLESQGFIHFSRAEQVLQVAENFYSGMKDLLLLTVAVDKLKDEVRYEDLLGEGQFFPHLYGPLNLDAVVAVDQFSLDDTGKFALPQKA, from the coding sequence ATGGTGGTGCATACCCTGCAGACCCTGCGATATGGCGACCTGATTTATCACATCCTGCCCCGTGCGGATTGGAAAACGGCAAAAAAGACCGGCGATTACCGGCCTGCCAGCCTGGAAAGCCAGGGTTTTATTCACTTTTCACGTGCGGAACAGGTTTTGCAGGTAGCTGAAAATTTCTATAGCGGCATGAAAGACCTTCTGCTGCTGACTGTTGCCGTGGATAAGCTGAAAGACGAAGTGCGTTATGAGGATTTGTTGGGGGAGGGGCAGTTCTTTCCGCACCTTTATGGCCCGCTGAATCTGGATGCGGTGGTGGCGGTGGATCAATTTAGCCTGGATGACACGGGAAAATTTGCGTTACCCCAGAAGGCGTGA
- a CDS encoding ferredoxin, translating into MKVTVDQDLCLGCGICEGLAPEVFSLANEPFAEVLVDPVPAEFEDAVRQAVEECPEEAIVIEE; encoded by the coding sequence ATGAAGGTTACTGTTGATCAAGATCTGTGCCTGGGTTGCGGCATTTGCGAAGGTTTGGCCCCTGAGGTTTTCAGCCTGGCCAATGAGCCTTTCGCTGAAGTTTTAGTCGATCCCGTACCGGCTGAATTTGAAGATGCTGTCCGGCAGGCCGTGGAAGAATGCCCCGAAGAAGCTATCGTCATCGAAGAGTAA
- a CDS encoding helix-turn-helix transcriptional regulator — MASVLVFNEPDAFRVLDVDAPPERIVRAVNQGRWEEYLPGEHGPLFAHQQGSIVVVTHSEAEPKADLPKLSPREQQVLVLLGEGMTTAQIAIALGLSPRTIRGYVANMKARLEAQNIQQLVARAVALGLFRPEV, encoded by the coding sequence ATGGCAAGCGTATTAGTTTTTAATGAACCGGACGCATTTAGGGTATTGGATGTTGATGCGCCACCTGAGCGGATCGTCCGGGCCGTCAATCAGGGACGCTGGGAAGAATACCTGCCCGGTGAACATGGGCCGCTTTTTGCCCATCAGCAGGGGAGCATTGTGGTGGTGACTCACAGCGAGGCTGAACCGAAGGCGGACCTGCCCAAGCTTAGCCCGCGGGAACAGCAGGTGTTGGTGCTGTTGGGGGAAGGGATGACAACCGCACAGATTGCGATCGCGTTGGGGCTCAGCCCGCGCACGATCCGCGGTTATGTGGCGAATATGAAAGCGCGGCTGGAGGCGCAGAATATCCAGCAGCTGGTGGCCCGGGCGGTCGCGCTGGGGCTTTTCCGGCCGGAGGTGTGA
- a CDS encoding MFS transporter, translating to MKDKVLPPHYPRQFWLMFAGLILSTLGTTMIWPFLMIYASETLALPLAAVASLMTVNATAGLLSSIVAGPIIDRLGRKGVMVVGLIGNGLCYFMLSKAHSYSAFALILGASGLFSPLYRVGTDAMMADLFPVEKRADAFALLRMARNIGVATGPAIGGFVLAQSYTIGLYGAAAGLAIYGVMLLVFARETIPAEVTAAASSLRDQLKGYWQALRDKPFIGLVGAFTLVQMTTSLIWVLLSVYVKTGFGISEQRYGWLATTNALMVVFLQVLITRQTQRHPALKVMRWGAMFYIVAPLLIAFSTGYWGFWLAMVVMTLGELIVVPTASARAANLAPVEMRGRYMSLYGLTWNLASGISPVMGGLLSDTLGPQAPWFGGAVMGVLAVLAFWFLQVRSGRKTGEIL from the coding sequence ATGAAAGACAAAGTCCTTCCACCTCATTATCCCCGTCAGTTCTGGTTGATGTTCGCCGGGCTGATCCTCTCCACCCTGGGGACGACCATGATCTGGCCGTTTCTGATGATCTATGCCAGCGAGACACTGGCCCTGCCACTGGCTGCGGTGGCCAGTTTGATGACGGTCAACGCTACGGCGGGGCTGCTCTCATCCATTGTTGCCGGACCGATCATTGACCGGCTGGGGCGCAAGGGCGTGATGGTGGTGGGGTTGATCGGTAACGGCCTCTGTTATTTCATGCTCAGTAAAGCTCACAGTTATAGTGCCTTCGCCCTGATCCTGGGGGCCAGCGGGCTCTTCTCCCCACTCTACCGGGTGGGGACTGATGCGATGATGGCGGACCTCTTTCCGGTGGAGAAGCGGGCGGACGCCTTTGCCCTGTTGCGGATGGCACGCAATATCGGCGTGGCGACCGGCCCGGCCATCGGCGGGTTCGTGCTGGCACAGTCTTATACGATCGGGTTGTATGGCGCGGCGGCTGGGCTGGCGATTTATGGCGTGATGCTGCTGGTCTTTGCCCGTGAGACCATCCCGGCGGAGGTCACGGCTGCGGCCAGCTCACTGCGGGATCAGTTGAAGGGTTATTGGCAGGCGCTGCGTGATAAGCCCTTCATCGGCTTGGTCGGCGCGTTCACGCTGGTACAGATGACCACGTCGCTAATCTGGGTGCTGCTTTCGGTCTACGTCAAAACCGGTTTCGGGATCAGCGAGCAGCGCTATGGCTGGTTGGCAACCACCAATGCACTGATGGTGGTCTTCCTGCAGGTGCTGATCACCCGCCAAACCCAACGCCATCCCGCGCTGAAGGTGATGCGCTGGGGGGCGATGTTTTATATCGTTGCACCGCTGCTGATCGCTTTTTCTACGGGCTATTGGGGCTTCTGGCTGGCGATGGTGGTGATGACCTTGGGGGAATTGATCGTCGTACCAACGGCCAGCGCCCGGGCGGCAAATTTGGCACCGGTGGAGATGCGGGGCCGCTATATGAGCCTTTATGGCCTGACCTGGAACCTTGCCTCCGGCATCAGCCCGGTGATGGGCGGCTTGCTCAGTGACACCCTGGGACCGCAGGCGCCCTGGTTCGGCGGGGCGGTCATGGGCGTTCTGGCAGTGCTGGCGTTCTGGTTTCTGCAGGTTCGTTCTGGCCGAAAAACTGGCGAAATTCTTTAA